A genomic region of Chryseobacterium sp. KACC 21268 contains the following coding sequences:
- a CDS encoding DUF1801 domain-containing protein → MAKNKTTENNLSVDDYINNITDEKRQNDVRELVKIFEATSGFPPKMWGEAIIGFGSYHYKYESGHEGDAPLAGLSNRVAQISLYVYQDIDDKENLFSKLGKVKTAKACIYIKKLEDINIDVLKKIITNSIKTIQKIYG, encoded by the coding sequence ATGGCAAAAAACAAAACCACCGAAAACAACCTTTCCGTAGATGATTACATCAATAATATCACCGATGAAAAACGCCAAAATGATGTCAGAGAATTGGTCAAAATTTTCGAGGCAACATCAGGATTTCCACCTAAAATGTGGGGCGAGGCCATCATAGGATTTGGAAGCTATCATTACAAATATGAAAGCGGTCACGAGGGCGACGCACCTTTGGCCGGACTTTCCAATCGTGTTGCTCAGATCTCGCTGTACGTTTATCAGGACATAGATGACAAAGAAAATCTATTTTCAAAATTGGGAAAAGTCAAAACCGCAAAAGCTTGCATCTACATCAAGAAACTGGAAGATATCAACATCGATGTTTTGAAAAAGATCATCACCAATTCAATCAAAACCATTCAAAAGATCTACGGCTAA
- a CDS encoding class I SAM-dependent methyltransferase, which yields MDFTNLLATEVQTFINQNIDSDINRLLLKKSPFPNVTIQEIVQQIKGRKVAQRKFPFLLNENIIFPPNLNLEQSSSQSTAEYKAKDLKGKSFLDLTSGFGIDAFFLSQNFEEVTLVEQNPELIKIVEHNWKTLKRKANFINQNLEEFLENLGQASNDDFSNFDVVYLDPARRDQNNKKKFLLEDLSPNFLEIEEQLNSISNRIIVKFSPLIDISYLVSELQNINEIKIIAVRNEVKELVLIIDNKLCTANRQPTTISCVNLESDEPEFSFYINEEKSATSEFSETLKFIYIPNNSILKAGAFNIISEKFGLKKLHPNTHFYTSEHKIENFPGRILEVEKIDGKDLKKNDQFNIISKNYPLKPDEIKKKYKLKDGGNRYLIFTQSINGKEILRSV from the coding sequence ATGGATTTTACAAACTTGCTTGCTACGGAAGTTCAAACCTTCATCAATCAAAATATTGACAGTGACATCAACAGATTATTATTAAAAAAATCACCGTTTCCAAATGTGACGATTCAGGAGATCGTTCAACAGATCAAGGGCAGAAAAGTGGCGCAGAGAAAGTTTCCATTCTTATTGAATGAGAACATTATTTTTCCGCCCAATCTCAATTTGGAACAATCTTCATCGCAATCCACAGCAGAATATAAAGCTAAAGATCTAAAAGGAAAATCATTCCTCGACTTGACCTCTGGTTTCGGGATTGACGCTTTTTTTCTATCTCAAAATTTCGAAGAAGTCACTTTGGTGGAGCAAAATCCAGAATTAATAAAAATCGTAGAACATAATTGGAAAACTTTAAAAAGAAAAGCAAATTTCATCAATCAAAATCTTGAAGAATTTCTTGAAAATCTTGGACAAGCTTCGAATGACGATTTTAGCAATTTTGACGTCGTTTATTTGGATCCTGCGCGAAGAGATCAGAATAACAAAAAGAAATTTCTGCTGGAAGATCTTTCGCCAAATTTTTTAGAAATTGAAGAACAACTTAATTCAATTTCAAACAGGATAATTGTGAAATTTTCGCCGTTGATCGATATTTCATATTTGGTTTCGGAACTTCAAAACATCAATGAGATTAAAATCATCGCCGTTAGAAATGAAGTCAAGGAATTGGTGTTAATTATTGATAATAAGCTATGTACTGCCAACCGACAACCAACAACTATAAGCTGTGTCAACTTGGAATCTGATGAGCCAGAATTTTCTTTTTACATTAATGAAGAGAAATCTGCAACTTCAGAATTCTCAGAAACTCTGAAATTTATTTATATTCCAAACAATTCAATCCTAAAAGCAGGCGCATTCAATATTATTTCAGAAAAATTTGGATTGAAGAAACTGCACCCAAATACGCATTTCTACACTTCGGAACATAAAATAGAAAACTTTCCCGGAAGGATTTTGGAAGTTGAAAAGATCGATGGAAAGGATTTAAAAAAGAATGACCAGTTCAATATCATTTCCAAGAATTATCCTTTGAAACCTGACGAAATCAAGAAAAAATACAAGCTGAAAGATGGCGGAAACCGTTATCTGATATTCACGCAGAGCATCAACGGAAAAGAGATTCTGAGAAGCGTTTGA
- the typA gene encoding translational GTPase TypA codes for MQNIRNIAIIAHVDHGKTTLVDKIIHATNIFRENQESGDLIMDNNDLERERGITILSKNISVTYKDVKINVIDTPGHADFGGEVERVLKMADGVVLLVDAFEGPMPQTRFVLQKALELGLRPLVVINKVDKPNCRPDEVHDQVFDLFFNLDATEEQLDFPTFYGSSKQGWFNTSLEQTDNIFPLLDGILEYVPEPKVEEGNLQMQIVSLDYSSFLGRIAIGKVIRGEIKEAQWIGLAQADGKILKGKVKELYIFEGLGKKKVAEVKAGDICAVVGFDAFQIGDSFVDLENPEPLPRTSIDEPTLNMTFSINNSPFFGKDGKYVTSNHLKERLTKELEKNLALRVQQTDDANTFLVFGRGILHLSVLIETMRREGYEMTIGQPQVILREIDGEKCEPYESLVVDVPEEFASRVIDLATQRKGDLHIMETKGEMQHMEFEIPSRGLIGLRSQMLTATAGEAIMAHRFTEYKPFKGAIPGRSNGVLISKTQGPATEYSIAKLQDRGKFYVDPGEEIYAGMVIGEQNKPGDLVVNIVEAKQLNNMRASGKDKDTGVAPKILFSLEECMEYIQADEAIEVTPNFIRMRKKILSEEERKRVERGAKS; via the coding sequence ATGCAAAATATTAGAAATATAGCGATTATCGCACACGTTGACCACGGAAAAACAACTTTGGTTGACAAAATTATCCACGCCACAAACATCTTCCGTGAAAATCAGGAGAGTGGTGATTTGATTATGGATAACAACGATCTTGAGAGAGAAAGAGGAATTACGATTTTATCAAAAAACATCTCTGTAACTTATAAAGACGTTAAAATCAACGTTATCGATACACCTGGTCACGCCGATTTTGGTGGTGAGGTAGAGAGAGTATTGAAAATGGCTGATGGTGTTGTTTTGTTGGTAGATGCCTTCGAAGGACCAATGCCACAGACAAGATTCGTACTTCAGAAAGCTTTGGAACTTGGATTGAGACCTCTAGTGGTTATCAATAAAGTAGATAAGCCAAACTGTCGTCCGGACGAAGTTCACGATCAAGTTTTTGACCTTTTCTTCAACTTGGATGCAACTGAGGAGCAATTGGATTTCCCAACGTTCTACGGTTCATCTAAACAAGGTTGGTTCAACACTTCATTGGAACAAACTGACAACATTTTCCCACTATTGGACGGGATCTTAGAATACGTTCCAGAGCCGAAAGTAGAAGAAGGTAACCTTCAGATGCAAATCGTTTCCCTTGACTATTCTTCTTTCTTAGGAAGAATCGCAATCGGAAAAGTGATTAGAGGTGAGATCAAAGAAGCTCAATGGATTGGATTGGCGCAAGCTGACGGAAAAATATTGAAAGGAAAAGTAAAAGAACTTTATATTTTCGAAGGTCTTGGAAAGAAAAAAGTAGCGGAAGTGAAAGCTGGAGATATCTGTGCTGTTGTAGGTTTCGATGCTTTCCAAATTGGAGATTCTTTCGTAGATCTAGAAAATCCAGAACCATTGCCAAGAACTTCTATTGATGAGCCAACGTTGAATATGACGTTCTCTATCAATAATTCACCGTTCTTCGGAAAAGATGGTAAATATGTAACTTCTAATCACCTGAAAGAAAGATTGACCAAAGAACTAGAGAAAAACTTGGCATTGAGAGTTCAACAGACTGATGATGCGAACACTTTCCTAGTTTTCGGTAGAGGTATTCTTCACTTGTCAGTTTTGATTGAAACGATGAGAAGAGAAGGTTACGAAATGACAATTGGTCAGCCACAGGTTATCTTGAGAGAGATCGACGGAGAAAAATGTGAGCCTTACGAATCTTTGGTTGTTGATGTTCCAGAAGAATTTGCTTCTAGAGTTATCGATTTGGCAACTCAGAGAAAAGGAGATCTTCACATTATGGAAACAAAAGGTGAGATGCAACATATGGAATTCGAGATCCCTTCTAGAGGTTTGATCGGATTGCGTTCTCAGATGTTGACTGCTACTGCTGGTGAAGCTATTATGGCACACCGTTTCACAGAATACAAACCTTTCAAAGGGGCGATTCCTGGAAGAAGTAATGGTGTATTAATCAGCAAAACTCAAGGTCCAGCGACTGAATATTCTATCGCGAAACTACAAGATAGAGGTAAGTTCTATGTTGATCCGGGAGAGGAGATCTACGCAGGAATGGTGATCGGTGAGCAAAACAAGCCAGGTGACTTGGTTGTAAACATCGTGGAAGCTAAACAGTTGAACAATATGAGAGCTTCTGGTAAAGATAAAGATACAGGTGTAGCACCAAAAATCTTGTTCTCTCTAGAAGAATGTATGGAATATATCCAAGCTGATGAAGCGATCGAGGTGACTCCTAACTTCATCCGTATGAGAAAGAAGATCCTTTCTGAAGAAGAAAGAAAAAGAGTGGAAAGAGGCGCTAAGTCTTAA
- a CDS encoding family 10 glycosylhydrolase: protein MILISVLIYNCSPQKKQVSKIKTPPSKPVIKSVPANVKVEDNYRVDLPAINREFRGAWIASVANINWPSRTNLTSEQQRSEAIEMLNMLQNNNFNAVILQVRPSGDALYKSSHEPWSYFMTGEIGREPYPYYDPLEFWVEEAHKRGIELHVWLNPYRAHHSNGGKVTSQSLANKFSDVTYRLRNGMYWFDPASPVIQDHVSKVVNELVKKYDIDAVHFDDYFYPYATYNGGADFPDSKTWNAYRNSGGNLTRADWRRDNVNRFVERIYKEIKNEKNYVKFGISPFGIWKPDYPTGIKGSSQYDELYADAKLWLNKGWVDYFAPQLYWPVNSTGQSFPRLLEWWKTENNFNRHLWPGLNTVEIKVSDKPSEIVNQIELSRHILKDDTGEIHWSIAGLTKSYSMQNSLKTRVYQDKVLIPRSPWLKTDKELSQPKLNLKNNGGNISANWNSSNGEKAFQWVLFTKYGNEWRTQILNADIQNMEIIKFYNGKNLNTVAIKAIDRLGNESDYKAEKVK from the coding sequence TTGATACTAATTTCTGTTTTAATCTACAATTGCTCACCACAAAAGAAGCAAGTTAGCAAGATCAAAACGCCACCTTCAAAACCTGTGATCAAGTCAGTTCCGGCCAACGTAAAAGTTGAAGATAATTATCGTGTGGATCTGCCTGCGATCAACAGAGAATTTCGTGGCGCTTGGATTGCGTCGGTTGCGAATATCAATTGGCCGTCCAGAACGAATCTCACATCAGAACAACAGAGATCGGAAGCGATTGAAATGTTGAATATGCTTCAAAATAATAATTTCAATGCGGTGATCTTGCAAGTGCGTCCTTCCGGAGATGCTTTGTACAAAAGTTCTCACGAGCCTTGGTCTTACTTTATGACAGGCGAAATTGGCAGAGAACCTTATCCTTATTATGACCCTTTGGAATTTTGGGTAGAAGAAGCGCACAAACGCGGAATCGAATTGCACGTTTGGCTAAATCCTTACAGAGCGCATCATTCCAACGGTGGAAAAGTTACCTCCCAATCTTTGGCCAACAAATTTTCGGACGTCACTTACAGATTGAGAAATGGAATGTATTGGTTCGATCCGGCAAGTCCGGTTATCCAAGATCACGTCTCTAAAGTTGTTAATGAATTGGTGAAAAAGTACGACATCGACGCTGTTCACTTCGATGATTATTTTTATCCTTACGCGACTTACAACGGTGGTGCGGATTTTCCCGATTCTAAAACCTGGAATGCGTACAGAAATTCTGGAGGAAATCTTACGAGAGCAGATTGGAGAAGAGATAACGTGAATCGTTTCGTGGAAAGGATTTATAAAGAGATCAAAAACGAAAAGAATTATGTGAAATTCGGGATCAGTCCGTTTGGCATCTGGAAACCGGATTATCCAACGGGAATCAAAGGTTCTTCGCAGTACGATGAACTCTATGCCGATGCAAAACTATGGCTCAACAAAGGTTGGGTGGATTATTTCGCACCGCAGTTGTATTGGCCGGTCAATTCCACAGGACAGAGTTTCCCGAGATTACTGGAATGGTGGAAAACGGAAAATAATTTTAATAGACATCTCTGGCCAGGACTCAACACCGTAGAAATTAAAGTTTCTGATAAACCTTCTGAGATTGTCAATCAAATCGAGTTGAGCAGACACATCTTGAAAGATGACACTGGCGAGATTCATTGGAGTATTGCGGGTTTGACCAAAAGTTACAGTATGCAAAATTCTTTGAAGACAAGAGTTTATCAGGATAAAGTTCTGATTCCGAGAAGTCCGTGGTTGAAGACTGACAAGGAACTTTCGCAACCAAAATTAAACTTGAAAAATAATGGAGGCAACATCTCCGCAAATTGGAATTCATCCAATGGTGAAAAGGCTTTCCAATGGGTTCTGTTCACAAAATATGGCAACGAATGGCGAACTCAGATCCTAAATGCTGATATTCAAAATATGGAGATTATAAAGTTTTATAATGGAAAGAATCTTAACACAGTTGCCATCAAAGCCATTGACAGATTAGGAAACGAAAGCGATTATAAAGCAGAGAAAGTGAAATAG